A part of Pseudomonas lutea genomic DNA contains:
- a CDS encoding DUF4124 domain-containing protein has protein sequence MRFMLKLGTLGFCLSLGLGCIASVQADDSSDMVLYRYVDSRGVTVLDRQGVPSEYVGKGYEVLNQRGRVVQVVPPAPSAEELRDAQAAKLQADADAHLLRLYTSVEDVDRAKTRRLAELDALIVVAQGNIQNLVTQQGVLQTQAADQERAGHPVAKTLLDQLDDLRDQQQNLKVDILRYQTARTQAEAEFAQDRARVQKLLGR, from the coding sequence ATGCGGTTTATGCTCAAGCTGGGCACGTTGGGTTTTTGTTTGTCGCTGGGTTTGGGTTGCATCGCGAGCGTTCAGGCTGACGATTCCTCCGACATGGTCTTGTATCGCTACGTCGACAGTCGCGGCGTGACCGTGCTTGATCGGCAGGGTGTGCCCTCGGAATATGTGGGCAAAGGTTATGAAGTGCTGAATCAGCGTGGCCGGGTAGTGCAAGTGGTACCGCCTGCACCTTCGGCCGAGGAACTGCGCGACGCCCAGGCGGCCAAGCTGCAAGCTGACGCGGACGCACATTTGCTCCGGCTTTACACCAGCGTCGAGGACGTTGATCGGGCCAAGACCCGTCGGCTCGCCGAACTCGACGCCTTGATTGTTGTGGCCCAAGGCAACATCCAGAACCTCGTCACACAGCAAGGCGTGCTGCAGACGCAAGCGGCCGATCAAGAGCGGGCAGGGCATCCGGTCGCCAAAACGCTGCTTGACCAGCTGGACGATCTGCGGGATCAGCAGCAAAACCTGAAAGTAGACATCCTGCGCTACCAGACTGCGCGGACTCAGGCCGAGGCCGAGTTCGCGCAAGATCGGGCTCGTGTGCAGAAACTTCTGGGTCGGTAG
- the pyrE gene encoding orotate phosphoribosyltransferase, whose amino-acid sequence MQAYQRDFIRFAIDRGVLRFGEFTLKSGRTSPYFFNAGLFNSGSALAQLGKFYAAAVVESGIPFDVLFGPAYKGIPLAAATAVALADHHNLDLPWCFNRKEAKAHGEGGSLVGAPLTGNVLIIDDVITAGTAIREVMQIIQAQGATAAGVLIALNRQERGNGELSAIQEVERDFGIPVVSIVSLNQVLEYLADDVELKQHLPAVEAYRAQYGI is encoded by the coding sequence ATGCAGGCGTATCAACGCGATTTCATTCGTTTTGCCATCGATCGCGGCGTATTGCGCTTCGGTGAGTTCACCTTGAAGTCTGGGCGCACCAGTCCTTACTTCTTCAATGCCGGTCTTTTTAACAGCGGTTCGGCCCTTGCCCAACTGGGCAAGTTCTACGCCGCCGCCGTCGTTGAAAGCGGCATTCCCTTCGATGTTCTGTTCGGCCCGGCCTACAAAGGTATTCCGCTTGCAGCTGCTACGGCCGTGGCGCTCGCCGATCACCACAACCTTGACCTGCCCTGGTGTTTCAACCGCAAGGAGGCCAAGGCGCATGGTGAAGGTGGCAGTCTGGTCGGGGCTCCGTTGACCGGCAATGTGCTGATCATCGACGACGTCATCACGGCCGGCACGGCGATTCGCGAGGTCATGCAGATCATTCAGGCTCAAGGTGCAACTGCCGCCGGCGTGTTGATCGCACTGAACCGTCAGGAGCGCGGCAACGGCGAGCTGTCTGCCATTCAGGAAGTCGAACGTGATTTCGGCATTCCGGTGGTGAGCATTGTTTCGTTGAATCAGGTGCTTGAATACCTGGCCGACGACGTGGAACTCAAACAGCATTTACCTGCCGTAGAAGCGTATCGAGCTCAATACGGAATCTGA
- a CDS encoding exodeoxyribonuclease III, whose product MRIISVNVNGIQAAVERGLLSWLQAQNADVICLQDTRASAFELDDPAFQLDGYFLYACDAEVPAQGGVALYSRLQPKAVINGLGFETADRYGRYLQADFDKVSIATLLLPSGMNGDEDLNQKFKLMDDFGKYLDKQRRKRREYIYCGSLYVAQQKLDIKNWRDSQQSPGFLAPERAWMDEIVGNMGYVDALREVSREGDQYSWWPDNEQAEMLNLGWRFDYQLLTPGLRRFVRSARLPRQPRFSQHAPLIVDYDWTLTI is encoded by the coding sequence ATGCGGATCATCAGTGTGAACGTTAATGGTATTCAGGCTGCAGTCGAGCGCGGTTTGCTCAGTTGGCTGCAAGCTCAGAATGCCGACGTCATCTGTCTTCAGGACACCCGCGCCTCCGCCTTTGAACTGGACGACCCGGCCTTCCAACTGGACGGCTACTTCCTATATGCCTGCGATGCCGAGGTTCCAGCCCAGGGTGGCGTGGCGCTTTACTCGCGGTTGCAACCGAAGGCGGTTATCAACGGTCTTGGTTTCGAGACGGCCGACCGTTACGGGCGATACCTGCAGGCAGATTTCGACAAAGTCAGTATCGCTACCTTGCTGCTCCCTTCCGGGATGAACGGCGATGAAGACTTGAATCAGAAATTCAAGCTCATGGACGATTTCGGCAAATACCTCGACAAGCAGCGTCGCAAACGTCGCGAGTACATTTATTGCGGCTCGCTTTATGTGGCGCAGCAGAAGCTGGACATCAAAAACTGGCGTGACAGTCAGCAATCTCCGGGCTTCCTTGCGCCGGAACGCGCCTGGATGGACGAGATCGTTGGCAACATGGGCTATGTCGATGCGCTGCGGGAAGTCAGTCGCGAAGGCGATCAGTACAGCTGGTGGCCGGATAACGAGCAGGCCGAGATGCTTAATCTGGGCTGGCGCTTCGACTACCAATTGCTAACCCCGGGCCTGCGCCGTTTTGTACGCAGCGCGCGCCTCCCACGTCAACCGCGGTTCTCGCAACATGCGCCGTTGATTGTGGACTACGACTGGACGCTCACCATCTGA
- a CDS encoding DUF4870 domain-containing protein gives MIESQSPLPAPSKEARQWAMLCHFAAFFGLIFPFGNLLGPLIVWQLKKEADPYIDAQGKEALNFQSTVAIAVMICFLLMVVIIGFPLLMLVGVGALVLTIIAGVKVNDGIAYRYPFTWRLIK, from the coding sequence ATGATCGAGAGTCAGTCGCCGCTGCCAGCACCCAGCAAGGAAGCCCGTCAGTGGGCAATGCTCTGCCATTTCGCTGCGTTTTTCGGGTTGATCTTCCCGTTCGGCAACTTGCTCGGACCACTGATCGTCTGGCAGCTCAAGAAAGAGGCCGATCCCTACATCGATGCCCAGGGCAAGGAGGCCCTGAACTTTCAGAGCACGGTCGCTATTGCTGTGATGATCTGCTTTTTGCTGATGGTGGTGATCATCGGTTTTCCGCTGTTGATGCTGGTAGGGGTCGGGGCACTGGTGCTGACGATCATTGCCGGCGTCAAGGTCAATGACGGGATTGCCTATCGGTATCCGTTCACCTGGCGGCTGATCAAGTAA
- the rph gene encoding ribonuclease PH, translating into MKRPSGRAADQLRPIRITRNYTKHAEGSVLVEFGDTKVICTVSVENGVPRFLKGQGQGWLTAEYGMLPRATGERNQREASRGKQGGRTLEIQRLIGRSLRAALDMSKLGEITLYVDCDVIQADGGTRTASITGSMVALIDALKSIKKRGGLKGGDPLKQMIAAVSVGMYQGEPVLDLDYLEDSAAETDLNVVMTNAGGFIEVQGTAEGAPFQPEELNAMLALAQKGMNEIFELQQAALVD; encoded by the coding sequence ATGAAACGTCCAAGTGGTCGCGCTGCCGATCAGCTTCGCCCGATCCGCATCACCCGCAACTACACCAAGCACGCCGAGGGTTCTGTGCTGGTTGAGTTTGGTGATACCAAGGTGATCTGCACCGTCAGCGTTGAAAACGGCGTTCCGCGTTTTCTCAAAGGGCAGGGCCAGGGCTGGTTGACCGCCGAATACGGCATGCTGCCCCGGGCAACAGGCGAGCGTAATCAACGTGAAGCCAGTCGTGGCAAGCAGGGCGGTCGCACGCTTGAGATTCAGCGCCTGATCGGGCGTTCGCTGCGTGCTGCACTGGACATGTCCAAGCTGGGCGAGATCACCTTGTACGTTGACTGTGACGTGATTCAGGCGGACGGCGGGACGCGCACTGCGTCGATCACCGGATCCATGGTTGCCCTGATCGATGCGCTGAAGTCCATCAAAAAGCGCGGCGGCCTCAAAGGTGGCGATCCGCTCAAGCAGATGATTGCCGCCGTATCGGTGGGCATGTACCAGGGCGAGCCGGTCCTGGACCTGGATTACCTTGAAGACTCCGCTGCCGAAACCGACCTCAACGTGGTCATGACCAATGCGGGCGGCTTCATCGAAGTCCAGGGCACTGCCGAGGGCGCACCGTTCCAGCCTGAAGAGCTGAACGCCATGCTGGCACTGGCTCAAAAAGGCATGAACGAAATCTTTGAATTGCAGCAGGCGGCACTGGTCGACTGA
- a CDS encoding YicC/YloC family endoribonuclease has protein sequence MVHSMTAFARAERAGPQGTLSWELRSVNHRYLEPHLRLPESFRDLEGAVREALRQGLSRGKIECTLRFTEESAGKPLQVNRERAGQLVAAAEIVASLIQQPAALNPLEVLAWPGVLVADAADPQALNNDALGLFNEALDELKAGRAREGADLSRLLDERLTSIKTEVATLRNLVPQMLAAQRQKVLDRFADMKAELDPQRLEQEMVLLAQKSDVAEELDRLSTHVTEVRRVLKAGGQAGRRLDFLMQELNREANTLGSKAFDPRSTQAAVNLKVLIEQMREQVQNIE, from the coding sequence ATGGTGCACAGCATGACGGCTTTTGCCCGCGCTGAACGAGCCGGCCCACAAGGCACGCTGAGCTGGGAACTGCGCTCGGTCAATCACCGTTACCTCGAACCTCACCTGCGCCTGCCGGAATCGTTTCGTGACCTGGAAGGCGCCGTGCGTGAAGCTCTGCGTCAAGGCCTGTCACGGGGCAAGATCGAATGCACGCTGCGCTTTACCGAGGAGTCCGCAGGCAAGCCGCTGCAGGTCAATCGCGAGCGCGCAGGTCAGCTGGTGGCAGCAGCTGAAATCGTTGCCAGCCTGATCCAGCAGCCCGCCGCGCTGAACCCCCTTGAAGTACTGGCCTGGCCAGGCGTACTGGTCGCAGACGCCGCTGACCCACAAGCCCTGAACAACGACGCGCTGGGACTGTTCAATGAGGCGCTGGACGAACTCAAAGCTGGCCGCGCCCGTGAGGGAGCCGATCTGTCGAGACTTCTCGACGAGCGGCTGACCTCTATCAAAACCGAGGTTGCGACGTTACGCAATCTGGTACCGCAAATGCTCGCGGCCCAGCGCCAAAAGGTGCTTGATCGCTTCGCCGACATGAAGGCCGAGCTCGACCCCCAGCGCCTGGAGCAGGAGATGGTTCTGCTGGCGCAAAAAAGCGACGTCGCCGAAGAACTCGACCGGTTGAGCACTCACGTCACTGAAGTCCGTCGCGTGCTCAAAGCCGGCGGACAGGCCGGACGCCGGCTGGATTTTCTGATGCAAGAGCTCAACCGCGAAGCCAACACGCTGGGCTCCAAAGCCTTCGATCCTCGAAGCACGCAAGCCGCAGTCAACCTTAAAGTGTTGATCGAGCAGATGCGCGAACAAGTGCAGAACATTGAGTAA
- the gmk gene encoding guanylate kinase — protein MTHSTGTLYIISAPSGAGKTSLVNALINAQPQIRVSVSHTTRAMRPGEVDGVNYHFVDRAAFVRMIEHGDFLEQAEVFGNLYGTSQSHLQQTLDEGHDLILEIDWQGAEQVRKLMPNARSIFILPPTQQALRQRLTNRGQDSDEIIEGRMREAVSEMSHYAEYDYIVINDDFATALEDLKAIFRANLLSQEHQQQRHSQLLAQLLA, from the coding sequence ATGACCCACAGCACCGGCACCCTTTACATCATTTCCGCCCCATCGGGCGCGGGCAAGACCAGCCTGGTCAACGCCTTGATCAACGCTCAACCGCAAATTCGCGTGTCGGTTTCCCACACCACCCGGGCCATGCGTCCGGGCGAAGTGGACGGCGTGAACTATCACTTCGTTGATCGCGCCGCGTTCGTGCGGATGATCGAGCACGGCGACTTTCTCGAACAGGCTGAGGTGTTTGGCAACCTCTATGGCACCTCGCAGAGCCATTTGCAGCAAACACTGGATGAAGGCCATGACCTGATTCTGGAGATTGACTGGCAAGGTGCCGAGCAAGTCCGCAAGCTGATGCCGAATGCTCGCTCGATTTTCATCCTGCCGCCGACTCAGCAGGCCCTGCGTCAGCGCCTGACCAATCGTGGTCAGGACAGCGACGAGATCATCGAAGGTCGCATGCGCGAAGCGGTCAGCGAGATGAGCCATTACGCAGAATACGATTACATCGTGATCAACGATGATTTCGCCACGGCGCTCGAAGACCTCAAAGCGATCTTTCGCGCCAACCTGTTGAGTCAGGAGCACCAACAACAGCGTCATAGCCAGTTGCTCGCGCAACTTCTGGCCTGA